The following proteins are encoded in a genomic region of Dasypus novemcinctus isolate mDasNov1 chromosome 21, mDasNov1.1.hap2, whole genome shotgun sequence:
- the ODAD4 gene encoding outer dynein arm-docking complex subunit 4 isoform X2, whose translation MASPNPVSMSDPETEGLRSTFPSYMAEGERLYLCGEFFKAAQSFSNALHLQNGDKNCLVARSKCYLKMGDLEKSLKDAEASLQGDPTFCKGILQKAETLYTMGDFEFALVFYHRGYRLRPDREFKVGIQKAQEAINNSVGSPSSIKLENKGDLSFLSKQAENKKAQQKPHPVRHFLLTTTRESKRKGSLKSEKTVRQLLGELYVDKEYLEKLLLDEDLIRGTIKHGLTVEDLIMTGINYLDTRSNFWRQQKPIYARERDRKLMQEKWLRDRKRRPSQTARYILKSLEDIDMLLTSGSAEGSLQKAEKVLKKVLEWSKEEVPNKDELVGNLYSCIGNAQIELGQMAAALQSHRKDLEIARAYDLPDAKSRALDNIGRVFARIGKFQQAIDTWEEKIPLAKTTLEKTWLFHEIGRCYLELDQAWQAQTYGEKSQQCAEEEGDLEWQLNASVLVAQAQGLGRCQQGHH comes from the exons ATGGCGTCTCCAAATCCGGTCAGCATGTCGGACCCAGAAACTGAGGGCTTGCGAAGCACCTTTCCTTCTTATATGGCCGAGGGGGAGCGGCTCTATCTTTGCGGGGAATTCTTTAAAGCCGCCCAGAGCTTCAGCAAC GCTCTTCACCTTCAGAATGGAGACAAGAACTGCCTGGTTGCCCGTTCCAAGTGCTACCTGAAGATGGGAGACTTGGAGAAATCCCTGAAAGATGCGGAGGCTTCACTCCAGGGTGATCCTACTTTCTGCAAG GGGATTTTACAAAAAGCTGAGACCCTATACACCATGGGAGACTTTGAGTTTGCCTTGGTGTTCTATCATCGAGGCTACAGGCTTCGACCTGATCGGGAATTTAAAGTTGGAATTCAGAAAGCCCAGGAAGCCATCAACAACTCAGTGGGAA GTCCTTCTTCAATTAAGCTGGAGAACAAAGGAGACCTTTCCTTTTTAAGCAAGCAGGCTGAG aataaGAAAGCCCAGCAGAAGCCTCACCCCGTGAGGCACTTCTTGCTTACCACCACAAGAGAATCCAAGCGGAAGGGCTCGTTAAAGAGTGAGAAGACGGTCCGCCAGCTCCTGGGGGAGCTCTACGTGGACAAGGAGTATCTGGAGAAGCTCCTTTTGGATGAAG ACCTGATCAGAGGCACCATAAAGCATGGCCTGACTGTGGAGGACCTCATCATGACCGGCATTAACTATCTGGACACCCGCAGTAACTTCTGGAGGCAGCAGAAGCCAATCTATGCCAGGGAGCGGGACCGGAAGCTAATGCAAGAGAAATGGCTGCGGGACCGCAAACGCCGTCCCTCGCAGACAGCCCGTTACATCCTTAAGAGCCTCGAAGACATTGACATGT TGTTGACCAGCGGCAGTGCTGAAGGCAGCCTTCAGAAAGCCGAGAAAGTACTGAAGAAGGTGTTGGAATGGAGCAAAGAAGAGGTGCCCAACAAAGATGAACTGGTTGGCAACTTGTACAGCTGCATCGGGAATGCCCAGATTGAGCTGGGGCAGATGGCAGCAGCCCTGCAGAGCCACCGAAAGGACCTGGAGATCGCCAGGGCATA TGACCTTCCTGATGCCAAATCTCGAGCCCTTGACAACATCGGCAGGGTTTTTGCCAGAATTGGGAAATTCCAGCAAGCCATTGACAC ATGGGAGGAGAAGATCCCACTGGCAAAAACCACCCTGGAGAAGACCTGGCTGTTCCACGAGATAGGCCGCTGCTACCTGGAGCTGGACCAGGCCTGGCAGGCCCAGACCTACGGCGAGAAGTCCCAGCAGTGCGCCGAAGAGGAGGGGGACCTCGAGTGGCAGCTGAATGCCAGTGTCCTGGTGGCACAGGCACAAG